Genomic DNA from Syntrophobacterales bacterium:
CTCTGCGGTCCCCTTCAAAAGAGGAATACCAAGCCCCACTTTTTTCCCCTTCTTCGTAGAAAAAAAGGGGTCAATCACTTTCTTCACCATCTCTTCGTTCATACCCCTCCCATCATCTTTAAAGGCTATGGATAGGAGGTTATTTTTTCGGTCCTTACTAATGGCAATGGCTACATGCGTGGCTCCGGCGGTGACGGCATTTGCCGCGATATCCATGATGTGGGCGCAAATCTCCTCCATCATGGATGAATCTCCATATTGTCGCGGTGTGTGGCAGGAAACCTGATAAATGTCTCTATATATAACCTCATATAATTTTGTACGCAGACTCTTCAACTGGAACAAGCAACATTTTTACGGTGCTTATTATAGTAATATTCATACCACTATAGATGTCCGTAGAAGAACTTGTACATTTTTAATTATGTGACATTTTCTCTGTCGGGTGGCAACGATCCAACATGTATGGATATTATAAAATATATCTAAAAATTATTCCACTTAATGCGCTATAAGGTTCACAGAATGATCGGGATCCTAAGGATTCCTGTGCCCCAAGTCTTCCATGGCTTCCACTATGGTTTCGAAGCGCACCTCAGTCAGGTTCAGCGAGGTCCTTCGTTTTCCTATATCGGACAGGTAATGGGCGTCCGAAAAAGTAAGGAAGGGCATGTTCTTGTTCATTATAAAAGGCAACAGTTCCGGAATCCTTTCCCTGTCGCGAATTTCCACGGCATCTACTGCGAGGTTCTCCGGTATGTAGCCCAACTGACTTATGATGCTGAATGTAGGATTGTCTATATGTGATGGAATAACTATCCCCCCCAATGATTTTATGAGGGCCACGGCATTGTCGAGGGTGATAAGAACTGAATTGAGAAGTAATTTGTCTTCAAATCGCACGATATGGTTGTCCTCATCAACAACCACTTGGTCCCCGAAGTAATCGGCTTTATTAGGAACGGAGGGCAATGACGGATATATCTGTTTTTGAAGTTCAAGGGCATTCTCGCTGGAACCGAAGATTGCCAGCAGGTGTATCTCCTCTGTGGTCTGCAATTCCATTCCGGGCAGCACGAGGAGGTTGTGCTTTTTTCCGATTTCGCGGGTATATATGGCGTTTTCCACCATGTTGTGATCGGTTATCGCAATAGCATCAAGGCCGACCTGACATGCCCTAGAGACAATGTCTCTGGGGGACATCTCCAAACTCCCGCAGGGCGAAAGGGCTGAATGGATATGAAAATCACACCAATACTTCTTCACCCATCTTCACTCTGGTTAAGTGCGTTGTAAAGGACTCCGCTTATATCGAAAGCGGAGCGACTGTCCCTCAGGATCGCGACGCCTTCCGTCTTCGCCTTCTCTATAACGGCGTTTTCTACCGTCAGATTACGGGGTATA
This window encodes:
- a CDS encoding PHP domain-containing protein; translated protein: MKKYWCDFHIHSALSPCGSLEMSPRDIVSRACQVGLDAIAITDHNMVENAIYTREIGKKHNLLVLPGMELQTTEEIHLLAIFGSSENALELQKQIYPSLPSVPNKADYFGDQVVVDEDNHIVRFEDKLLLNSVLITLDNAVALIKSLGGIVIPSHIDNPTFSIISQLGYIPENLAVDAVEIRDRERIPELLPFIMNKNMPFLTFSDAHYLSDIGKRRTSLNLTEVRFETIVEAMEDLGHRNP